One Actinosynnema pretiosum DNA segment encodes these proteins:
- a CDS encoding MbtH family protein, translated as MGIDDADTTFQVVVNDQDQHSIWFVERELPSGWTATGFTGSKQDCLKHIETVWTDMRPRSVREHVA; from the coding sequence ATGGGCATCGACGACGCCGACACCACCTTCCAGGTGGTCGTCAACGACCAGGACCAGCACTCCATCTGGTTCGTCGAGCGCGAACTGCCGTCAGGCTGGACCGCCACCGGCTTCACCGGTTCCAAGCAGGACTGCCTCAAGCACATCGAGACCGTCTGGACCGACATGCGCCCCCGCTCGGTCCGCGAGCACGTCGCCTAG